A region from the Actinoplanes sp. OR16 genome encodes:
- a CDS encoding aldo/keto reductase — protein MDHRYLGRSGLLVSELCLGTMTFGKEADEPTSHALLDRYTDAGGTFVDTADVYGGGASEEIIGRWLAGRNRDDLVIATKGFWATGGQPNDHGAGRKHLISAVQASLKRLRTDYIDLYQLHCFDESTPIEETLSTLDGLIKSGYVRHIGVSNYTAWQLQKSIDVARQHHWEPFIAAQPLYNLIDRDIELELGAVCRNEGVGIIPWSPLRGGWLTGKYRRGMTQAPPGTRWEGDQQPWLGDWENSVDERTWSITDALLATATETGRSPAQVALRWLSQQPGVTAPIIGARSEEQLDDNLGAAGWTLDEKSIERLTAASDRPLPYPHAYLARSPRRRG, from the coding sequence ATGGATCACAGGTATCTCGGTCGCAGCGGCCTCCTCGTCAGCGAACTCTGTCTGGGCACCATGACGTTCGGCAAGGAGGCGGACGAGCCGACGTCGCACGCGTTGCTCGACCGGTACACCGACGCCGGCGGCACCTTCGTCGACACGGCCGACGTCTACGGCGGCGGCGCCTCCGAGGAGATCATCGGCCGATGGCTCGCGGGCCGGAACCGCGACGATCTGGTGATCGCGACGAAGGGTTTCTGGGCCACCGGCGGGCAGCCGAACGACCACGGGGCCGGACGCAAGCACCTGATCAGCGCGGTCCAGGCGAGCCTGAAGCGGCTGCGGACCGACTACATCGACCTGTACCAGCTGCACTGCTTCGACGAGTCGACCCCGATCGAGGAGACGTTGTCGACCCTGGACGGTCTGATCAAGTCCGGGTACGTCCGGCACATCGGTGTCAGCAACTACACCGCCTGGCAGCTCCAGAAGTCGATCGACGTCGCGAGGCAGCACCACTGGGAGCCGTTCATCGCCGCCCAGCCGCTCTACAACCTGATCGACCGCGACATCGAGCTGGAGCTCGGCGCCGTCTGCCGCAACGAGGGTGTCGGCATCATCCCCTGGTCGCCGCTGCGCGGAGGCTGGCTCACCGGCAAGTACCGCCGCGGCATGACGCAGGCGCCGCCGGGCACCCGCTGGGAGGGCGACCAGCAGCCCTGGCTCGGCGACTGGGAGAACAGCGTCGACGAGCGCACCTGGTCGATCACCGACGCGCTGCTCGCCACCGCCACCGAAACCGGGAGGAGCCCTGCCCAGGTGGCGCTGCGCTGGCTGTCCCAGCAACCGGGGGTCACCGCCCCGATCATCGGCGCCCGCTCGGAGGAGCAGCTCGACGACAACCTCGGCGCGGCCGGCTGGACGCTCGACGAGAAGAGCATCGAGCGCCTCACCGCGGCGAGCGACCGGCCGCTCCCCTACCCGCACGCCTACCTGGCGCGATCACCGCGTCGGCGCGGCTGA
- a CDS encoding RNA polymerase-binding protein RbpA, producing the protein MGERMLRGSRLGAVSYESDRNTELAPRQTREYLCVKGHQFEVPFAVDAEVPTTWECKFDGSVARLVDGNEPEQKKAKPPRTHWDMLLERRSIAELEDILNERLQEVRTRRGR; encoded by the coding sequence ATGGGCGAACGCATGCTGCGCGGCAGCCGTCTAGGCGCGGTCAGCTACGAGTCCGACCGTAACACCGAGCTGGCGCCCCGACAGACCCGTGAGTACCTGTGCGTCAAGGGTCACCAGTTCGAGGTTCCGTTCGCCGTCGACGCCGAGGTGCCCACCACCTGGGAGTGCAAGTTCGACGGCAGCGTGGCCCGTCTGGTCGACGGCAACGAGCCGGAGCAGAAGAAGGCCAAGCCGCCGCGCACCCACTGGGACATGCTGCTCGAGCGGCGTTCGATCGCCGAGCTCGAGGACATCCTCAACGAGCGCCTACAGGAAGTCCGCACCCGCCGCGGACGCTGA
- a CDS encoding polyprenol monophosphomannose synthase, protein MSEYPGVGRVLVIIPTYNEADNVRAITERVRKAVPEVDILVADDNSPDGTGAIADELALADDHVFVMHRAGKEGLGAAYKAGFAWAKDKGYDAVVEMDADGSHAPEELHLLLHALVDHDVVLGTRYIPGGSVHNWPIHRLLLSRGGNIYIRMALGMPFKDATGGYRAYRIGVLDKIEVDSIASTGYSFQVEMAFRSYKQGFRMVEVPITFTERVNGVSKMSGNIFKEQLLRVTIWGAQTRAESLRKVLNRKPRQGSTWP, encoded by the coding sequence GTGAGCGAGTACCCCGGCGTGGGACGAGTCCTCGTGATCATCCCGACGTACAACGAGGCTGACAACGTACGGGCGATCACCGAACGGGTCCGCAAGGCGGTGCCGGAGGTCGACATCCTGGTCGCCGACGACAACTCACCGGACGGCACCGGCGCCATCGCCGACGAGCTCGCGCTCGCCGACGACCACGTCTTCGTGATGCACCGGGCCGGCAAGGAGGGTCTCGGCGCCGCGTACAAGGCCGGGTTCGCCTGGGCCAAGGACAAGGGCTACGACGCGGTCGTCGAGATGGACGCGGACGGCTCGCACGCCCCCGAGGAACTGCACCTCCTGCTCCACGCGCTGGTCGACCACGACGTGGTGCTCGGCACGCGGTACATTCCGGGCGGCAGCGTGCACAACTGGCCGATCCACCGGCTGCTGCTCTCCCGCGGCGGCAACATCTACATCCGGATGGCCCTCGGCATGCCGTTCAAGGACGCGACCGGTGGCTACCGCGCCTACCGGATCGGTGTCCTCGACAAGATCGAGGTCGACAGCATCGCGTCGACCGGGTACTCGTTCCAGGTCGAGATGGCGTTCCGGTCGTACAAGCAGGGCTTCCGCATGGTCGAGGTGCCGATCACCTTCACCGAGCGGGTCAACGGCGTCAGCAAGATGAGCGGCAACATCTTCAAGGAGCAGTTGCTGCGCGTCACCATCTGGGGCGCCCAGACGCGAGCTGAGAGTTTGCGTAAAGTCCTCAATCGGAAGCCGCGACAGGGCTCCACCTGGCCGTGA
- a CDS encoding DUF3500 domain-containing protein — MLKPRLACTAALLILLTSGCGGGDDDETTTAATPTAAASTAASTSTGGTEDVLDATNAFLALLDDTQKTTVQGERTTGNLAQWSNLPDQLFKRSGLRMDALSTTQQAAVLTILQAALSSDGYAQVTGITTGDGVLKASGGMDLDFGADHYWIRILGTPSETDIWTIQYGGHHLAVNLTLKGDEMTMAPTLWGAQPASYTTSGTTVEPLKGETDAAFAVMDALDDTQQDAAQLDTAITEIVLGAQQDGKTLAEEGVQVSTFTDEQKDLLMTLITEWLSPLTPTQAQSKIEAAEDNLDKTWFAWSGKTTEGEPIYYRVQGPSLVIEFAHQQGQGANAGGVTHIHSIYREPDNDYGAELS; from the coding sequence ATGCTCAAGCCTCGCCTCGCCTGCACCGCCGCGCTGCTGATACTCCTCACCTCCGGATGCGGCGGTGGTGACGACGACGAGACGACCACCGCCGCCACCCCGACCGCGGCGGCCTCCACGGCGGCGAGCACCTCCACCGGCGGCACCGAGGACGTCCTCGACGCGACGAACGCGTTCCTGGCCCTGCTCGACGACACGCAGAAGACGACCGTCCAGGGGGAACGCACCACCGGCAACCTGGCGCAGTGGTCCAACCTGCCCGACCAGCTCTTCAAACGCTCCGGGCTACGGATGGACGCGCTGTCCACCACCCAGCAGGCCGCCGTCCTCACGATCCTCCAGGCGGCGCTCAGCTCGGACGGGTACGCCCAGGTCACCGGCATCACGACCGGCGACGGCGTCCTCAAGGCCTCCGGTGGCATGGATCTCGACTTCGGTGCCGACCACTACTGGATCCGGATCCTCGGCACACCGTCCGAGACCGACATCTGGACGATCCAGTACGGCGGGCACCACCTGGCCGTGAACCTCACGCTCAAGGGCGACGAGATGACGATGGCGCCGACGCTGTGGGGGGCGCAACCGGCTTCGTACACGACGTCCGGCACCACCGTGGAACCGCTGAAGGGCGAGACGGACGCCGCGTTCGCCGTGATGGACGCCCTCGACGACACGCAGCAGGACGCCGCGCAGCTCGACACCGCGATCACCGAGATCGTGCTCGGCGCGCAGCAGGACGGCAAGACCCTCGCCGAGGAGGGCGTGCAGGTATCCACCTTCACGGACGAGCAGAAGGACCTGCTCATGACCCTGATCACCGAATGGCTCAGCCCGCTCACCCCGACCCAGGCGCAATCCAAGATCGAGGCGGCCGAGGACAACCTGGACAAGACGTGGTTCGCCTGGTCCGGCAAGACGACCGAGGGCGAGCCGATCTACTACCGGGTGCAGGGTCCGTCGCTGGTCATCGAGTTCGCCCACCAGCAGGGCCAGGGCGCGAACGCCGGCGGCGTCACGCACATCCACTCGATCTACCGCGAGCCGGACAACGATTACGGGGCCGAACTCAGTTGA
- a CDS encoding serine/threonine protein kinase, translating into MTAPDTDSETRPCAHCGRPVPQRASAGRPFRYCRDNDGECQRASRNTRMRHRSSPGLAGSVARTWEAVDRLDTLVGTLTEALHSEMSPAGVERQVAEVRAETSRQVAAAHAERDDARRDAEQAATATAAAQQIAVAATAERDEAQQRAAESQRSAEEAGKRASEAVAARDEAVRAATAAAALRERAEAERDAAATELAEVKNRREAAERDLAAALKDASDFRRTSEQAAIRSEQDLAAARKQAADAGSRASEAEAEAAKAVLEASEASAREQAATARAEELSRRVRDAEARVAAVQSSLQAAVEERDRVTRTNDDLERTAERASRERADLERRLASARADADAAQERVAQLTSQVSDLASALAALGGRGAAVPPQTRDISHPQPATDHQGLG; encoded by the coding sequence ATGACTGCGCCTGACACTGATTCCGAGACCCGCCCCTGCGCCCACTGCGGACGCCCCGTCCCGCAGCGCGCCTCCGCGGGGCGCCCGTTCCGCTACTGCCGCGACAACGACGGCGAGTGCCAGCGTGCCTCGCGCAACACGCGGATGCGGCATCGCTCCTCCCCCGGCCTGGCCGGTTCGGTGGCCCGCACCTGGGAGGCCGTGGATCGCCTGGACACGCTGGTCGGCACGCTCACCGAGGCGCTGCACTCGGAGATGTCGCCGGCCGGCGTGGAACGGCAGGTCGCCGAGGTGCGCGCGGAGACGTCCCGGCAGGTGGCGGCCGCGCACGCGGAACGCGACGACGCACGCCGGGACGCCGAGCAGGCGGCGACCGCGACGGCGGCGGCGCAGCAGATCGCGGTGGCGGCGACGGCCGAGCGGGACGAGGCGCAGCAGCGGGCGGCCGAGTCGCAGCGATCGGCCGAGGAGGCCGGCAAGCGGGCTTCGGAGGCGGTCGCGGCGCGCGACGAGGCGGTCCGGGCGGCGACGGCCGCGGCGGCGTTGCGGGAGCGGGCGGAGGCCGAGCGGGACGCGGCGGCCACCGAACTGGCCGAGGTCAAGAACCGGCGCGAGGCCGCGGAGCGAGATCTCGCTGCGGCGCTCAAGGACGCGTCCGATTTCCGTCGTACGTCGGAGCAGGCCGCGATCCGCTCCGAGCAGGACCTGGCAGCGGCCCGGAAGCAGGCGGCGGACGCGGGCTCGCGGGCGTCCGAGGCCGAGGCCGAAGCGGCGAAGGCGGTCCTCGAAGCCTCCGAGGCGTCGGCCCGGGAGCAGGCGGCGACGGCCCGCGCCGAGGAGCTCTCGCGCAGGGTCCGGGACGCCGAGGCGCGCGTCGCTGCCGTGCAGTCGTCGCTGCAAGCCGCCGTCGAAGAACGGGACCGTGTCACCCGTACCAATGATGATCTGGAACGGACCGCGGAGCGTGCGTCGCGCGAACGTGCCGATCTCGAACGCCGGCTCGCGTCCGCCCGGGCCGACGCGGATGCCGCGCAGGAGCGGGTGGCGCAGCTGACGTCCCAGGTCAGCGACCTCGCGTCGGCGCTGGCGGCGCTCGGCGGACGGGGCGCGGCGGTGCCACCGCAGACACGCGATATTTCTCACCCCCAACCGGCCACAGATCACCAGGGTCTGGGCTAA
- the lnt gene encoding apolipoprotein N-acyltransferase produces MTLPPPALAGPSPSPGGPDPARRPLRLPVAAVLAVAAGAALLLALPPYDIWVSAPVGVGLFAAAVHRRRLRAGFGLGFLAGVTLFFPLLWWTSFSAGWLPWAMLSLAQAAIFGLAGLAGAWLSPIADRWRWTWPLLTGLLWTAQEALRDRAPFGGFPWGRLAFSQGDAPGLRLAAYGGAPLVTFVVAATGGALVALAWRRWRPRPAAGAAGFALTAAALIAGPALLPLTPPSGPSVTVALVQGNVPRLGLDFNAQRRAVLDNHVNATRQLAADVAAGKQKQPDLVVWPENSSDIDPLRNADAADAISAAADSIKAPILVGSIQRTDDPEDIYNVGILWWPGTGPDLDQQYAKRHPVPFAEYMPLRPIARLVTDKVDLVRNMLPGDHPGVIDTGKVTLGDVICFEVAYDGIVRDTVTGGAQLLAVQTNNATFNEAEALQQLAMVRLRAVEHGREALMVSTVGVSGFVDGSGGVHDSTDFNTPAVVVRDVATEGPRTLATRSGNWPEVAAVILMAAALVGALPLRRQRADIANDGDTNTEER; encoded by the coding sequence ATGACTCTGCCGCCGCCGGCGCTGGCCGGTCCCTCGCCGTCGCCGGGCGGGCCCGACCCCGCACGGCGACCGCTGCGGCTGCCGGTCGCCGCGGTGCTGGCAGTGGCCGCGGGAGCGGCGCTGCTGCTGGCGCTTCCGCCGTACGACATCTGGGTCTCGGCTCCTGTGGGGGTCGGCCTGTTCGCGGCGGCGGTGCATCGGCGGCGCCTGCGCGCGGGTTTCGGTCTCGGCTTCCTCGCCGGGGTGACACTGTTCTTCCCGCTGCTGTGGTGGACGTCGTTCTCGGCGGGCTGGCTGCCCTGGGCGATGCTCTCGCTGGCCCAGGCGGCGATCTTCGGGCTGGCCGGGCTGGCCGGCGCCTGGCTCTCCCCGATCGCCGACCGGTGGCGCTGGACCTGGCCGCTGCTGACCGGCCTGCTCTGGACCGCGCAGGAGGCGTTGCGCGACCGTGCGCCGTTCGGCGGCTTCCCGTGGGGGCGCCTGGCCTTCAGCCAGGGCGATGCCCCGGGCCTCAGGCTCGCCGCGTACGGGGGAGCACCGCTCGTCACCTTCGTGGTAGCCGCCACCGGTGGGGCGCTCGTGGCCCTCGCCTGGCGTCGGTGGCGCCCCCGGCCGGCCGCCGGCGCCGCCGGGTTCGCTCTGACCGCCGCCGCCCTGATCGCCGGACCCGCGCTCCTCCCGCTCACCCCGCCGTCCGGGCCGTCGGTGACGGTCGCGCTCGTGCAGGGCAACGTGCCCCGGCTCGGCCTCGACTTCAACGCCCAGCGCCGGGCCGTGCTGGACAACCACGTGAACGCGACCCGGCAGCTCGCCGCGGACGTCGCCGCCGGGAAGCAGAAGCAGCCCGACCTGGTCGTCTGGCCGGAGAACTCGTCCGACATCGACCCGTTGCGCAACGCCGACGCCGCCGACGCGATCTCCGCTGCCGCCGACTCGATCAAAGCGCCGATCCTGGTCGGCAGCATCCAGCGCACCGACGACCCGGAGGACATCTACAACGTCGGCATCCTCTGGTGGCCCGGCACCGGCCCGGACCTGGACCAGCAGTACGCGAAACGCCACCCGGTCCCGTTCGCCGAGTACATGCCGCTGCGCCCGATCGCCCGCCTCGTCACCGACAAGGTGGACCTCGTCCGCAACATGCTTCCGGGTGACCACCCCGGCGTCATCGACACCGGCAAGGTGACCCTGGGGGACGTCATCTGCTTCGAGGTGGCCTATGACGGAATCGTCAGGGACACGGTCACCGGCGGGGCGCAATTGCTCGCCGTCCAGACGAACAATGCCACGTTCAACGAGGCAGAGGCGTTGCAGCAGCTGGCGATGGTCCGGCTCCGGGCGGTCGAGCACGGGCGGGAGGCACTGATGGTGTCGACTGTCGGTGTGTCCGGGTTTGTCGACGGTTCAGGTGGCGTTCACGATTCGACGGATTTCAACACTCCCGCGGTGGTGGTGCGTGATGTCGCCACGGAAGGACCGCGTACGCTGGCGACGCGCTCGGGCAACTGGCCCGAGGTGGCGGCCGTCATCCTGATGGCCGCGGCCCTCGTCGGCGCGCTGCCCCTGCGCCGGCAGCGGGCGGACATCGCGAACGACGGCGACACGAACACGGAGGAACGGTGA
- a CDS encoding FxsA family protein: MRRNRLAYAPLALPIWALAEFFVFVAVAHAIGAGWAILLLAASTIAGIALLRREGIKGWRAFQAAAQENRPPGAGVANSLAGLGGALLLTMPGFITAVAGLLLLLPPGRTLARRGIERFAERSLGSAATGDLFGPRKVKVHSGAPVTVVVVDEQRPGPTPPAAIEGEIVR; the protein is encoded by the coding sequence ATGCGCCGCAACAGGCTCGCTTACGCACCACTCGCACTGCCGATCTGGGCGCTGGCCGAGTTCTTCGTTTTCGTGGCGGTCGCGCACGCCATCGGCGCGGGCTGGGCCATCCTGCTGCTGGCCGCCTCCACGATCGCCGGCATCGCCCTGCTGCGCCGTGAGGGCATCAAGGGCTGGCGTGCCTTCCAGGCGGCCGCCCAGGAGAACCGCCCGCCCGGCGCCGGCGTGGCGAACTCCCTGGCCGGCCTCGGTGGCGCCCTGCTGCTGACGATGCCCGGCTTCATCACCGCGGTCGCCGGCCTGCTCCTGCTCCTCCCGCCCGGCCGCACCCTGGCCCGCCGGGGCATCGAGCGCTTCGCCGAGCGCTCCCTGGGCTCCGCCGCCACCGGCGACCTGTTCGGCCCGCGCAAGGTCAAGGTTCACTCGGGCGCCCCGGTCACCGTCGTCGTGGTCGACGAGCAGCGGCCCGGCCCCACCCCGCCCGCGGCAATCGAAGGCGAGATCGTCCGCTGA
- a CDS encoding ROK family transcriptional regulator → MRRHRSNLGTLLHHVHVSGPLSRAALAERMGVNRSTILGLTAELAAAGLVREEPPIGTTGAGRPSFVVVPESRRFFVLAFDVAVDRLTAARVGLGGPILDRREVARSRAGADLDTVVRELAAMGKELLAAAPDDAVVAGIGASYCGMIRPGDGMVRYGPEMGWVDQAFGAELERALGIGLPVAVGNEAHLGALAEYARGAGVGSPDLIYLHGDVGVGGGILVGGKLLGGESGYGAEVGHMLVNPNGGRPCLCGSAGCLEAETGEHAILEAAGRSGEFGRRAVRDVVRDAENGHLREAAAMAGIGDWLGIGVASLINLFNPGVVIFGGMLREVYTVAAPEVEARIAQHAMPVSRERAKLRVSGLADDATLLGAADRGFAALIADPLAHDKS, encoded by the coding sequence ATGCGTAGACACCGATCGAATCTGGGAACCCTGCTCCACCACGTTCACGTGAGCGGGCCGCTGTCGCGCGCGGCGCTCGCCGAGCGGATGGGCGTCAACCGGAGCACCATCCTGGGACTCACCGCCGAACTGGCCGCCGCCGGGCTCGTCAGGGAAGAGCCACCGATCGGTACGACGGGAGCGGGCCGGCCGTCGTTCGTGGTGGTGCCCGAGTCGCGGCGGTTCTTCGTGCTCGCCTTCGACGTCGCGGTGGACCGGCTCACGGCGGCGCGCGTCGGGCTGGGCGGGCCCATCCTGGACCGGCGCGAGGTGGCGCGCTCGCGGGCCGGCGCCGACCTCGACACGGTGGTGCGCGAACTCGCGGCGATGGGCAAGGAGCTGCTGGCGGCGGCGCCGGATGACGCGGTCGTGGCCGGGATCGGCGCCTCCTACTGCGGCATGATCCGGCCCGGCGACGGCATGGTCCGGTACGGGCCGGAGATGGGCTGGGTGGACCAGGCCTTCGGCGCCGAACTCGAACGGGCGCTCGGCATCGGCCTGCCGGTCGCCGTCGGCAACGAGGCCCACCTGGGCGCGCTCGCCGAGTACGCCCGCGGCGCCGGCGTCGGCTCCCCGGACCTGATCTACCTGCACGGCGACGTCGGGGTGGGCGGCGGCATCCTGGTCGGCGGCAAACTGCTCGGCGGGGAGAGCGGGTACGGCGCCGAGGTCGGGCACATGCTGGTCAACCCGAACGGCGGCCGGCCCTGCCTGTGTGGATCGGCGGGCTGCCTGGAGGCGGAGACCGGCGAGCACGCGATCCTCGAAGCGGCCGGCCGCAGCGGGGAGTTCGGCCGGCGGGCCGTGCGTGACGTGGTCCGTGACGCCGAGAACGGTCACCTGCGCGAGGCCGCCGCGATGGCCGGGATCGGCGACTGGCTCGGCATCGGCGTCGCCAGCCTGATCAACCTCTTCAACCCCGGCGTGGTGATCTTCGGCGGGATGCTGCGGGAGGTCTACACGGTGGCGGCGCCGGAGGTGGAGGCGCGGATCGCCCAGCATGCGATGCCGGTGTCGCGGGAGCGGGCGAAGCTGCGTGTCTCCGGGCTGGCCGACGACGCGACGCTGCTGGGCGCTGCGGATCGCGGGTTCGCGGCGTTGATCGCTGATCCGCTAGCGCATGACAAATCCTGA
- a CDS encoding dienelactone hydrolase family protein — translation MKLREDVVEVPSTAGGIRTAVIAPVGGGTWPGVLLYTDIFQLTESTLRTARRIAAAGFVVVVPEIYPHGAVAGVALEFDDAGKKAGLDAAAATTTAEFDADRQAVLDWMDGRDGIGALLVTGFCLGGHLAFRAAFDQRVEATVCFYPTGLQNGSLGADDPGSLARAAEIRGRLLVVFGSHDPHVPADARLQIISALYGAGLDDVELHVYRGGEHAFMRDVGVRHDPELTDLALAEAVSFFRARS, via the coding sequence GTGAAGCTGCGTGAGGACGTCGTTGAGGTGCCGTCGACGGCCGGAGGGATCCGGACGGCGGTGATCGCGCCGGTGGGCGGTGGCACGTGGCCTGGGGTGCTGCTCTACACCGACATCTTCCAGCTGACCGAATCGACGCTGCGGACGGCACGGCGGATCGCGGCGGCCGGGTTCGTCGTCGTGGTGCCGGAGATCTATCCGCACGGGGCGGTCGCCGGGGTGGCGCTGGAGTTCGACGACGCCGGTAAGAAGGCGGGGCTGGACGCCGCCGCGGCCACCACGACGGCGGAGTTCGATGCCGACCGGCAGGCCGTGCTCGACTGGATGGACGGGCGGGACGGGATCGGGGCGCTTCTGGTGACCGGGTTCTGCCTGGGTGGGCACCTGGCGTTCCGGGCCGCTTTCGATCAGCGGGTGGAGGCGACGGTCTGTTTCTATCCGACCGGACTGCAGAACGGCTCGCTCGGCGCCGACGACCCCGGGTCGCTGGCCCGGGCCGCGGAGATCCGGGGGCGGCTGCTGGTCGTGTTCGGGTCGCACGATCCGCATGTGCCGGCCGACGCGCGGCTGCAGATCATCTCGGCGTTGTACGGCGCGGGTCTCGACGACGTGGAGCTGCACGTCTACCGCGGCGGTGAGCACGCGTTCATGCGGGATGTGGGCGTGCGGCACGACCCCGAGCTGACCGATCTCGCGCTGGCCGAAGCGGTGTCGTTCTTCAGAGCGAGGTCATAG